In one Nicotiana sylvestris chromosome 8, ASM39365v2, whole genome shotgun sequence genomic region, the following are encoded:
- the LOC104211754 gene encoding uncharacterized protein isoform X1: MLIFNCFMIIMEKSYCYCLNLQLQLTLHCLIDATDERMQQKMEEMEERMEQRMLEKFNAQKDAMEQEITVNVVARLQRLNPDLQLDPNMLMFSARASGEVFSTQQAAIQLINRPTACSYNQGGVDQEMEDGGNEDLEGQ; the protein is encoded by the exons ATGTTGATCTTTAATTGCTTTATG ATCATTATGGAAAAAAGTTACTGCTATTGCTTGAATTTGCAACTGCAATTAACACTACACTG TTTAATCGATGCTACTGATGAGAGGATGCaacaaaaaatggaagaaatggaagAGAGGATGGAACAAAGAATGCTGGAAAAATTCAATGCACAAAAGGATGCTATGGAACAAGAAATTACAGTGAACGTCGTCGCACGTCTTCAACGTCTCAACCCCGATTTGCAACTTGATCCTAACATGCTAATGTTCAGTGCTCGTGCATCTGGAGAAGTTTTCTCTACACAACAAGCTGCTATTCAACTAATCAATCGTCCAACTGCTTGCAGTTACAATCAAG GTGGTGTAGATCAAGAAATGGAAGATGGAGGCAATGAAGATCTTGAAGGGCAATGA
- the LOC104211754 gene encoding uncharacterized protein isoform X2, with amino-acid sequence MEKSYCYCLNLQLQLTLHCLIDATDERMQQKMEEMEERMEQRMLEKFNAQKDAMEQEITVNVVARLQRLNPDLQLDPNMLMFSARASGEVFSTQQAAIQLINRPTACSYNQGGVDQEMEDGGNEDLEGQ; translated from the exons ATGGAAAAAAGTTACTGCTATTGCTTGAATTTGCAACTGCAATTAACACTACACTG TTTAATCGATGCTACTGATGAGAGGATGCaacaaaaaatggaagaaatggaagAGAGGATGGAACAAAGAATGCTGGAAAAATTCAATGCACAAAAGGATGCTATGGAACAAGAAATTACAGTGAACGTCGTCGCACGTCTTCAACGTCTCAACCCCGATTTGCAACTTGATCCTAACATGCTAATGTTCAGTGCTCGTGCATCTGGAGAAGTTTTCTCTACACAACAAGCTGCTATTCAACTAATCAATCGTCCAACTGCTTGCAGTTACAATCAAG GTGGTGTAGATCAAGAAATGGAAGATGGAGGCAATGAAGATCTTGAAGGGCAATGA
- the LOC138875850 gene encoding uncharacterized protein: MEDIFKIKQGDLELLREFVDRFQRERMTLPRILDNSVAMAFASNLNEKSSETTRRLKESLCEFPATTWNDVYNRYNTKLRIEEDTISRSQKEEKISSRRLETEKRFGKNRYEPYMGPAGKDSRSKQDNSRYDHRSRNGDSGSSSRFGNDRNTRETRDDDRNLKARFGGYNFNVSTLELVAVLRGMGDKVWWPKEMRSNPNRYNPDHWCEFHNNHGHKMADCRLLQGEVDHLLKQGYLTELFSEKSKQAYMKNRQESPKPPSLKRIVNVISGGEEINGVTYTADPDGVLTPHSDALVISLLVHDTNVKRVLIDPGSSVNIILLRVLKEMQAENKLVPKAHTLSGFDNSSVVTKREVTLTTFAEGVVKDTKFQVVEMEMAYNIILGRPWIHEIDVVPSTLHQVIKFPSPWEICQIRGGSTGIQEDQLHSRLKYEK, encoded by the exons atggaagatattttcaaaatcaagcaaggagatTTAGAGctgcttagagagttcgtggataggttccagcgtgaaagaatgacgttACCACGCATACTTGATAACTCGGTGGCTATGGCCTTTGCTAGTAATTTGAATGAGAAAAGCTCAGAAACTACGAgacgactcaaggaaagtctgtgtgaatttccagcaacaacctggaatgatgtttacaacagatacaacacgaagctgaggatagaagaagacactATCTCCCGATCTCAGAAAGAGGAAAAGATAAGTTCGAGACGTTTAGAAACCGAAAAAAGGTTTGGTAAAAATAGATACGAACCATATATGGGCCCAGCAGGAAAAGACTCACGATCAAAGCAGGATAATTCAAGGTACGATCACAGATCGAGAAATGGAGATTCGGGTTCATCATCAAGGTTTGGAAATGATCGAAACACACGAGAAAcccgagatgatgatagaaacttgAAGGCAAGATTTGGTGGTTATAATTTTAATGTCAGCACTTTAGAGTTAGTAGCGGTATTAAGAGGTATGGGAGATAAGGTAtggtggccaaaagaaatgagatcgaatccaaacaggtaCAATCCCGATcactggtgcgaatttcacaacaatCATGGTCATAAAATGGCAGATTGTAGATTATTACAAGGTGAAGTTGACCATCTATTAAAGCAAGGGTATCTCACCGAATTATTTAGTGAGAAAAGTAAGCAAGCatacatgaagaataggcaggagtCCCCTAAACCTCCTTCTCTAAAAAGGATTGTCAATGTTATAAGCGGGGGTGAGGAAATCAATGGTGTGACGTATACCGCGG ATCCGGATGGCGTGTTAACTCCACATagcgatgcactggtaatatctctacttgtacatgatactaatgtgaaacgagttttgattgatccaggtagttccgtgaacattattttgttAAGAGTACTAAAAGAGATGCAAGCTGAAAATAAACTAGTACCAAAGGCACATACTTTGTCTGGATTCGACAATTCAAGCGTTGTGACAAAAAGGGAGGTAACACTTACTACATTCGCAGAAGGGgttgtcaaagatacaaaatttcaggtggtagagatggaaatggcttacaatatTATTCTCGGGAGACCGTGGATCCACGAGATAGATGTTGTTCCGTCTaccttacatcaagttattaaatttccatcaccatgggaAATATGTCAAATCCGTGGGGGATCAACAGGCATCCAGGAAGATCAACTCCATAGCAGATTAAAATACgagaaatga